The following coding sequences lie in one Silvanigrella aquatica genomic window:
- a CDS encoding RCC1 domain-containing protein, producing the protein MKKSNFLWLFFLIPIYYFHSCTPSRNLQDPPMILEQLEQSLSSAGSLKDLANSSLAAGKVAQYTTHGGKNGLISLGDANGCVVMVNGRLKCWGLNANNQLGYMPGLGHISTDPDEFLILDPTLATAVNPKEGDNDIIASVVMGRSSTCANYASGYKCWGKQDYGVLGNGITIGDALTPQHVTNAARLVLKSVQLNDGYSCVLDEGGKVTCWGKNDKGQLGNGNNVNSYSGTEVSLGGVAATQLVSHNLDSCVVLSKGEVKCWGGGFPKFSKTLYSRFNYDNSSCKVFGRRYKS; encoded by the coding sequence GTGAAAAAATCAAATTTTCTTTGGTTGTTTTTTTTAATTCCTATTTACTATTTTCATAGTTGTACACCATCACGTAATTTACAAGATCCTCCTATGATACTAGAGCAATTAGAGCAATCTTTGAGCTCTGCTGGTTCACTTAAAGATTTAGCAAACTCATCACTCGCTGCAGGGAAAGTTGCTCAATATACAACACATGGAGGAAAAAATGGACTCATCTCTTTGGGAGACGCTAATGGTTGTGTTGTGATGGTTAATGGAAGGTTAAAATGTTGGGGATTGAATGCTAATAATCAACTTGGGTACATGCCAGGCTTAGGTCACATATCAACTGATCCAGATGAATTTTTAATTCTCGATCCTACTTTGGCTACGGCTGTTAATCCTAAAGAGGGCGATAATGACATTATAGCTTCTGTTGTTATGGGAAGATCATCGACATGCGCCAACTATGCAAGTGGTTATAAGTGTTGGGGAAAGCAAGATTATGGTGTTCTTGGGAATGGCATCACAATAGGTGATGCATTAACACCTCAACATGTCACAAATGCGGCGAGGCTCGTTTTAAAATCCGTGCAGCTTAATGATGGATATTCGTGTGTTCTGGATGAGGGGGGAAAAGTCACCTGCTGGGGGAAAAATGACAAGGGGCAACTTGGCAATGGAAATAATGTGAATTCGTATTCTGGAACTGAAGTTTCTTTGGGAGGTGTCGCAGCAACTCAATTAGTTTCTCATAATTTGGATAGCTGTGTTGTTTTATCAAAGGGAGAGGTAAAGTGCTGGGGGGGGGGATTTCCCAAATTCAGCAAAACTTTATACTCCCGTTTCAATTACGACAACTCATCCTGTAAAGTTTTTGGGAGGAGGTACAAGTCCTAG